Part of the Candidatus Saccharibacteria bacterium genome, GAGGACAAATACTACGAGTACGAATCCTTGATGTAGATCGTAAGCAGAACAAGCTAATTTTCTCAGAAAAAGAAGCAGTGCGTGAAGACATGCAAGAACGTCTTAAAGAACTTAAAGAAGGTGACAAAGTAACCGGCACAATTACCGGCGTTGTAGACTTTGGCGCATTTGTGAACGTGTCTGGCATTGAAGGACTCATTCACATTTCTGAAATTTCTTGGGACCGCGTAGAAAACCCAAGTGACTATGTAAAAGTTGGCGACCAAGTTGACGCAAAAGTTATCGCAATCGACAAAGACCGGCTAAGCTTGAGCCTCAAACAACTTCAGGAAGACCCATGGCTTAAAGAAGTAAATGACTACAAAGAAAATGACACAGTAAGTGGAACTGTTACTCGAATAACTCCATTTGGTGCGTTTATCCAAATTAGCCCAGCGGTAGAAGCGCTTGTGCATGTTTCTGAGCTTGGCGAAGGTGACGCAGCTGATCCTGATAAGTTGTTTAAACTTAATGAGAAAAAAGAGTTTACAATTATTGCTATCGACAAAGAGGCGCGCAAAATTTCACTACGATTAAACTAAATTAAACAGAAGGAGGCACCACTATGGCCGAAAAA contains:
- a CDS encoding S1 RNA-binding domain-containing protein — protein: MAKDLTMDELLAEEEVKQLKQSETIEGTVLSAHKHEIWVDLGAQGVGIVMRREIGHGNRDLKEGDSIVASIVDPELDNGVALLSLRKAAKDRGWDDLLAKFEAGEVIEVKPYDANRGGLLVEVDGIRGFLPVSQLSAKHYPRVAGADKDEILQKLNDLRGQILRVRILDVDRKQNKLIFSEKEAVREDMQERLKELKEGDKVTGTITGVVDFGAFVNVSGIEGLIHISEISWDRVENPSDYVKVGDQVDAKVIAIDKDRLSLSLKQLQEDPWLKEVNDYKENDTVSGTVTRITPFGAFIQISPAVEALVHVSELGEGDAADPDKLFKLNEKKEFTIIAIDKEARKISLRLN